The stretch of DNA tacAAAAAGCTTgctgggaaagaaggaaagacgAAGGGAGAGGTAAGGAGGAAGATGATGAAATTCTGCCATTCATCTACTAGAGATGACCAATAGGGGCATTCACAAATGCATGGCTGGGGATACAGAGTAAAGCTTAGTGGACTTTCGTGCAAGTGAAGATGTCATCTATGTTAATCAGgctctttaataaaaaatgtctcAATAAATAATGAGCTGTTAACATGCGACTACACAGGGTGAAGTGCTGAGTGAGAAGAGTCTGACTATCTTTACCATCAGTGGGAACATGagtaaaagcacaaaaatgaagGATTGCCAACTgtgcaaaaggaaggaaaaaagggctGAAAATGCTGAACTGAAGGAAAGTAAAGGTCattaattcaaaaaaattaaaaaaaactaaccAGATGTTGGGTCGCCAAATATTTTGTAATCTGGTGTAGCTGTAGTAGGCAAAATTTCTAAAAGAATTAAAGGAACAAGTAATCagtaaaaagtaacaaaaagaaagcaaaagatcTCAAACCTGAGTGAcggaaaatgaaaactaaaatattactggttataaaaaataaattcttcaatACTTTGCTGTAGACCCCAAGTAGTTGTAAACcagtgaaggagaagaaagacaaaactcTGCCACCCAGGACCAAAAAGTTCAGCTTTGTGAACATTCACAGTAACAGCAGGTGATGTGTTCATCGTGTTACTGAAAAACTCATCATAAATTTAACATCTATAGTGAAGCGTGGCCACAGACTACTGCTGAgatattataaatgaaaagcaatgacTATGCCTTACCATGGCAGTCCCCAAGCTGCGCTGTGTTGCCATATTCTACATCTTGTACATATCCTCCAGTGCTGTGGTTGTATGAAACAAATAAAGAGAACCTGCAATTAACAATATTAATAGGGAAAcaaatggtgattttttttttcctggaagcaaTACATGGAAACATTCAGTCACCATAGAGAGGCAAAATCTAGCATAtggccaagaaaaaaaagttttataaaacaCACTATTTGTTTATATCCAGGCTCTAACATTTATATACAATGCCAGGCAGTATAGAAAATATCATGTTCTTCATAGTGACCCTGTCACATCTTCTACACTGGGTGTGCTCTTGGCTTTGGATAGAACTGTGCAATTATACTAAGCTGAAGTTTGAGCTAGCCTGCTACAAAGGCCTCTTTTTAAGACACAGCTGCTAATGTGCTATATATTACAGACTAGATCTGTGCAAAAAGCCTTTGATATGTAATATATATCACCCTAGTTTGAATGTGGAggcaaaatctttattttttccccactctgaAACCTGTGCTTTTGTATTTGCAATTGACTGTGCCCTGGCTGTGAGCAGGCCTGGGAGGGGACAGCGTGTACTGTCCTGTCTGAGCTGTTCAGGTTTACAGGCAGCAATTTGTTGCtttcctgcttccagcagctcttcctgcagGTCTGTTTGTCCTCACACACACATGTAAAACTCCCACTGAAAGGAAGTCTTCACTTAGAGTTTGCAGAATTAGTTCAGACTTCAGCGTTCTGTTCTCTCATATATATAGTACATTGAAAAAACAGCTCTAAAAAATGGACATTTATTAATTGAGTGCATGGAAACAGGCACAGGATACAAGCTTGTACAGTCTACAAAATACATGGTAGAGATGCTGGGCTAATTTGAGAAGGAGTACTTACGGCATGCCTGGTGTTACTCTTCCACATGCCTCATGGTCTAACCAGCCACAGTATGGGTCCCGTGAAGCAATACATGCCCttgcaagagaaataaataaataaataaataaataaataacaaacaaacaaacaaaaaaaaatcatgcattgttttttaaatttccttccCCAGAGATGTTGGCACCCTTCCTTTAAGGAAGGGTTCAGGAACGGGGCCGTACTTTTTACATGACCCGTGACGCTCACACCGACTCAGAGGAATTCTAATGACGCAGCTGGAGAATGCCACAAACAGAGCATGGTGGTCACTATCTAGCTGAAGGGAGATGACTCTTCTGTCTTCCTCACTCTCAGCATTACAcctgttaagaaaaataatgggaaGCCATTATTTTACAACTGAAATACTTTGGGCAGAGCTTACACTGAAaacttgttatttatttattgtttgtataGATACTGAAAAAGAATTCCTTATATAAATATACTAGGCTTTTCTGAGTGGTTTGTAAACAAACATGATTTGATTATCTGGGTTATCAATACTGACTTCTGACTCATTTACAGCTAGGTGACTATTTTGCTGAATTATGtaggagaaaaatacaattcattttctttgttctcccaGTTGACACAAATCTCTCaacagagcagaacaggagTCCGGTACTGGGCACCTGTAGAGTCTAATTGGACTGCTTccatttccaaattattttttccagaataaacaaatttaaaatgattagacgtagtttatttattattgGTCACTGTTGAGAAACCCTCAAGATTATCTCTCAGTGTTGCTTTTTAACAGCAGATTGTTCTGATGTTTGATATTCAGGAAGAAGTGTATCTATTTGTGGAAGAATTAGACTGTATCACTGACATCACTAGAGTGGAATTAGGTTGTTCACTCAACCCAAGCAAAATGGCAAGTAaccaaatattttcaggttATTCAACATGAGAAACACTGTGAAATGACAAATAAACGATGATGTTAGTAATAATGAATTAGTTTTGATTcaccatcatttttatttaggtACCAAGGTCTAGATGAAAAGCTACATATTTTAGGTGTTCTGGTAATACTTACTTTGCATGATTATATGCTTCAATCTCTTCCAGTAATACACTGTCATTCAAAGAGAAAGGCCTGGTTTTTGCCAAGATTTTAAGTACTACTCCTGCTTCAGAGCCAACGAATATGACTGTGTAGTTCTGGTATGGTCCAGCAGCGTGGTCTACAGCAATTGCTGTCAATCTGTATCTATCAAGACCAAAAGGCATATCATTAACTAACAGcgtgttttcttgttttccttctcacatGCTTTAACTCTGAATTATGTCATACCTGACACGTGTTTTGGTAAACCACGGCTCCTCAACAATTGAGGGAACAGCTGAATCCATCAAAGGATGAGATTTAATGAAGGACAACGTTTCGTCTGGGAAATCAATGGAGGTTTTGTAAGCTTCTGCTAGGCCATGTTTTGCACAGCAGCCAggtctgaaaggaaaacaacattgttttttccctcttggtATTTTAGTTAATGAGAGAAGGCAGCCTGCTAATGAGCATCCTTATGGTTAAAGTGTAAAgctctgctttgatttttacCAACAAGTCACTCAAGAGTGCAGCTGATTTAACGTAGGTCTTTACAAGGACAGTATTACGGTATCATAAGTAAAAACTTTTTACCTTGGCTTTGGTACTTTGTCTTCAGGTACAGCCGTCCAAACAGAGTCAGGagtcttttgttctttaaatctcCCTTTGAAGACCTTCTCAATGTCATCCATACTGAAAGCACAGACTGCTGAACCAGGGATGctgtaaaataagaaaaatagttGCAAGAACTCAGACTACAATGACACCAATCTCAGTGtaagagagaagcagagaacTGCCTTTGATGGAAGGTTGCTCGTCTCTCACCTGTTAAGCTGCGTAGTGAATACACCGACAACCATGGGGACTCCATTGATTTCTATTATGTCTGTGATAGACTGTAGAACATCAAAGTAGAAGAATGAATCTCCAGGAACTGAGCAGTTGAGCCGAGCTTTCAGAAAGGATGTCCAATGTTTTTCCAGGACTCTCTGAGAACCCCCCATGTCATTTTTGCATATGCGTGCCACACGGGAATACACAGCctgtaaaggacaaaaaaaaaaaaaaaaaaaaaaagaaaaaaaggaaaaaggaagatggAGGAAGGCTTGAGAGATGCTAGGGCAAGAGTTCTCATTTCTGagatattaataaaaaacactggAGATCAGGAATGCAGTTGTCATTCATccatgcagaaaggaagaaagcaaacaatgtTTAGCTGCTAAGTGCACAGGCATTTTAATATATCACTAAGCAAATGCAACTCTGCCAGCTTGTCCCTAACCTTCTTGCTTTCAAAATCATATTGTTAGTGAGATTTAAAGACTTTAATTAACCACGTGTAAATGagttaataatttattatagCATATCCTTCCATGGTGAAGCATGAGTATTATACTCTGTACTGGTATGACTGAATTATTCAATACCCAGGGACATTACAGAAACTTCTTTGAAACTCttcttttgtgttgttttcttttgtcccTCTaataaccataaaaaaaaaaaaaaaaaaaaaaaaacaccctacaCTCAGATTTTCCATTACTTGCCACAACAGTTAAGGCAACAGTGACACAGAAAGATACCTGTAGAGAGCTCTCC from Oxyura jamaicensis isolate SHBP4307 breed ruddy duck chromosome 10, BPBGC_Ojam_1.0, whole genome shotgun sequence encodes:
- the SEMA6D gene encoding semaphorin-6D isoform X9 — translated: MRLPLLCASVMLMSLSQCQAVSFPEDEDPINIVDYHYSRQYPVFRGRPSGNESQHRLDFQLMLKIRDTLYIAGRDQVYTVNLNEVPKSEVTPSRKLTWRSRQQDRENCAMKGKHKDECHNFIKVFVPRNDEMVFVCGTNAFNPMCRYYRLNTLEYDGEEISGLARCPFDARQTNVALFADGKLYSATVADFLASDAVIYRSMGDGSALRTIKYDSKWIKEPHFLHAIEYGNYVYFFFREIAVEHNNLGKAVYSRVARICKNDMGGSQRVLEKHWTSFLKARLNCSVPGDSFFYFDVLQSITDIIEINGVPMVVGVFTTQLNSIPGSAVCAFSMDDIEKVFKGRFKEQKTPDSVWTAVPEDKVPKPRPGCCAKHGLAEAYKTSIDFPDETLSFIKSHPLMDSAVPSIVEEPWFTKTRVRYRLTAIAVDHAAGPYQNYTVIFVGSEAGVVLKILAKTRPFSLNDSVLLEEIEAYNHAKCNAESEEDRRVISLQLDSDHHALFVAFSSCVIRIPLSRCERHGSCKKACIASRDPYCGWLDHEACGRVTPGMPTGGYVQDVEYGNTAQLGDCHDMEFSSASITTMV